The Methylobacterium currus genome contains a region encoding:
- a CDS encoding 3-deoxy-manno-octulosonate cytidylyltransferase yields MSDPLVLIPARLAATRLPEKPLADIAGTPMIVHVWRRAVEAGIGPVVVCTDTAEIVQAVEAAGGLAVMTRPDHPSGSDRLAEALEVIDPEGRHDVVVNVQGDLPTIDPAAIAASVAPLADRAVDIATLCAVITRPEERTEPSVVKLVGSEIAPRRLRALYFTRATAPYGDGPLFHHIGLYAYRRRALARFVSLPPSPLEQREKLEQLRALEAGMRIDAVVVDDVPLGVDTPHDLERARAILAARRLN; encoded by the coding sequence ATGTCCGACCCCCTCGTCCTGATCCCCGCCCGCCTCGCCGCCACCCGCCTGCCCGAGAAGCCCCTGGCCGACATCGCCGGCACGCCGATGATCGTGCATGTCTGGCGCCGGGCGGTGGAGGCCGGCATCGGCCCGGTGGTGGTCTGCACCGACACGGCCGAGATCGTGCAGGCGGTCGAGGCGGCGGGCGGCCTCGCGGTGATGACCCGCCCCGACCACCCGTCCGGCTCCGACCGCCTGGCCGAGGCCCTGGAGGTGATCGACCCGGAGGGGCGCCACGACGTGGTGGTGAACGTGCAGGGCGACCTGCCGACCATCGATCCGGCGGCCATCGCCGCCTCGGTCGCGCCGCTCGCCGACCGTGCGGTCGACATCGCGACGCTCTGCGCCGTCATCACCCGGCCGGAGGAGCGGACGGAGCCCAGCGTGGTCAAGCTTGTCGGCTCCGAGATCGCGCCGAGGCGGCTGCGGGCGCTCTACTTCACCCGCGCCACCGCGCCGTACGGCGACGGCCCCTTGTTCCACCATATCGGCCTCTACGCCTATCGCCGCCGGGCGCTCGCCCGCTTCGTGTCCCTGCCCCCGAGCCCGCTGGAGCAGCGCGAGAAGCTGGAGCAGCTGCGCGCTCTGGAAGCCGGGATGCGGATCGACGCGGTGGTGGTCGACGACGTGCCGCTCGGCGTCGACACGCCGCACGACCTCGAGCGCGCCCGCGCCATCCTGGCCGCCCGGCGCCTCAACTGA
- a CDS encoding c-type cytochrome has product MDSFELNKIAGAVLGALLLAMGTGFLAELIYKPKPAGDRGYALPAAEENAGAAAPAAAKEEPLPVRLASADATKGQAAAKKCMACHSFEKGGPNKVGPDLYGIVERPKGSHEGFSYSAAMKAKGGNWTYEDLDHFLTAPKQYVQGTIMAFAGVPSGAERADILAYLKTLSEKPVEFPKP; this is encoded by the coding sequence ATGGATTCCTTCGAGCTTAACAAGATCGCCGGCGCAGTGCTCGGCGCCCTGCTCCTCGCGATGGGGACGGGGTTCCTGGCCGAGCTGATCTACAAGCCGAAGCCGGCGGGTGATCGCGGCTACGCGCTGCCGGCCGCCGAGGAGAATGCCGGCGCGGCCGCGCCGGCCGCCGCCAAGGAGGAGCCGCTGCCCGTGCGCCTCGCCAGCGCCGACGCCACCAAGGGCCAGGCCGCGGCCAAGAAGTGCATGGCCTGCCACAGCTTCGAGAAGGGCGGCCCGAACAAGGTCGGTCCCGACCTCTACGGCATCGTGGAGCGCCCGAAGGGCAGCCACGAGGGCTTCAGCTACTCCGCGGCCATGAAGGCCAAGGGTGGCAACTGGACCTACGAGGACCTGGACCACTTCCTCACCGCCCCGAAGCAGTACGTCCAGGGCACCATCATGGCCTTCGCGGGCGTGCCCTCGGGCGCCGAGCGGGCCGACATCCTGGCCTACCTGAAGACCCTGTCCGAGAAGCCGGTCGAGTTCCCGAAGCCCTGA